In Bombus fervidus isolate BK054 chromosome 11, iyBomFerv1, whole genome shotgun sequence, a single genomic region encodes these proteins:
- the LOC139992314 gene encoding LOW QUALITY PROTEIN: uncharacterized protein (The sequence of the model RefSeq protein was modified relative to this genomic sequence to represent the inferred CDS: inserted 2 bases in 1 codon), whose amino-acid sequence SSAARLSFDVAVDALSARFSVLNSIVNAILLVRKGPFSGRTRSWHRAKGRREETFRGKKKISRTRGRYEQRGGRNGNFKDITRLSRTISTSVLVIILVDVHGLHXSAIRVASPWKPGGLPRSAIGHESICSLILVVCQVCMSVHYTTLMPAR is encoded by the exons AGCTCCGCCGCGAGACTCTCGTTCGACGTTGCTGTAGACGCGTTGTCCGCTCGGTTCTCGGTGCTGAATTCCATCGTAAACGCGATTCTCTTGGTGCGAAAAGGGCCGTTCAGTGGACGTACGAGAAGTTGGCACAGGGCCAAAGgacgaagagaagaaacgtttcggggaaagaagaaaatttcgagAACGCGAGGAAGATACGAACAAAGGGGTGGAAGAAACGGGAATTTTAAGGATATTACACGGTTATCTCGCACGATCTCGACATCTGTTCTCGTGATCATACTAGTTGACGTCCATGGCCTCCA GTCGGCTATAAGGGTTGCTTCTCCGTGGAAACCTGGGG GACTACCACGTTCAGCCATTGGCCACGAGAGTATCTGTAGCCTTATACTCGTTGTCTGTCAGGTATGCATGTCAGTACATTATACAACATTAATGCCGGCTCGCTAA